Proteins encoded in a region of the Panthera uncia isolate 11264 chromosome B2 unlocalized genomic scaffold, Puncia_PCG_1.0 HiC_scaffold_24, whole genome shotgun sequence genome:
- the IRAK1BP1 gene encoding interleukin-1 receptor-associated kinase 1-binding protein 1, whose amino-acid sequence MSLQQAPQSRVFVELVPWADRGRENNVVSGGELLPGPRRHVPSAQAQTATREVHVSGTAEVSASPDRAQVAVLVSSTKEAAAEAKKSVCRRLDYITQSLQQQGVQAENVTVTKDFRRMENAYHMEAEVCITFTEFGKMQNICNFLVEKLDSSVVISQPQFYHTPGSVENLRRQACLVAVENAWRKAQEVCNLVGQTLGKPLLIKEEETKEWEGQIDDLQSSRLSSLLTVQQKIKSATIHVASKVFITFEVKGKEKKRKNL is encoded by the exons ATGTCTTTGCAGCAGGCCCCTCAGTCGCGGGTGTTCGTGGAACTGGTTCCCTGGGCTGACCGGGGCCGGGAGAACAATGTGGTCTCGGGGGGTGAGTTGCTGCCAGGACCCCGACGCCACGTCCCTTCAGCACAGGCCCAAACTGCGACCCGCGAGGTGCACGTTAGCGGCACCGCTGAGGTGTCTGCGAGCCCCGACCGGGCGCAGGTGGCGGTGCTAGTGAGCAGCACGAAGGAGGCGGCGGCCGAGGCCAAGAAGAGCGTTTGCCGCCGCCTGGACTACATCACACAAAGCCTCCAGCAGCAAGGTGTGCAG GCAGAAAATGTAACTGTGACAAAGGATTTTAGAAGAATGGAAAATGCTTATCACATGGAAGCAGAG GTCTGCATTACATTTACTGAAtttggaaaaatgcaaaatatctgTAACTTTCTTGTTGAAAAGCTAGATAGCTCTGTCGTCATCAGCCAGCCCCAGTTCTATCATACTCCAGGTTCTGTTGAGAATCTTCG ACGGCAAGCCTGTCTTGTTGCTGTTGAGAACGCATGGCGCAAAGCTCAAGAAGTCTGTAACCTTGTCGGCCAAACTCTAGGAAAACCTTTATTaatcaaagaagaagaaacaaaagaatgggAAGGCCAAATAGATGATCTCCAGTCATCCAGACTCTCAAGTTTATTAACTGtacaacaaaaaatcaaaagtgCGACAATACATGTTGCTTCAAAAGTATTTATAACTTTTGAAgtaaaggggaaagagaagaaaagaaaaaatctctga